In the genome of Sinorhizobium chiapasense, the window AAGGTCGAGACGGACTCCGGCCCGGTGTCGGCCCTGGCCTTCGTCATGAACCGCGCTTCGCCGCTCTATGCCGGACCTCTCTCCCTCGAAGCCGTCGCGGAAGTGCTGGCTTGCGCCTGCGGTCATGTCGGCTCGGGGGCGGAGTATCTGCTCAACACCGTGACGCATCTCGAGGCCAGGGGCATCCGGGACCGCAATCTGTGGCGCCTGCAAGCGCTCGTCGCAGAATGCATCGAGCGCCACAATGGAGCGGTGCATGCGGACGAGGCTGCCGAGCGCCTGATGGTCACGCGCTCGGTCTGATTGCGCGTTTGGCAAGCGGGATCAACCGAAGCTTCCAGCCGAGATTCATGCCGGCCGCGGCCAAGAGGATCGCCGCCGACCCGGCGATCTGTATCGCCTGCAATTCGTGGCCGAAAGCGACGCGATCGACGAGGATCGCGGCGATCGGATAGATGAAGGAGAGCGCACCGGTCATATGAGTCGGCAGCCGCTGGATCGCTCCGTAGAGCAGAATATACATGATGCCAGTATGAACCACGCCGACGGCGACGAGCAACGTCCATTGCCACGCGCCCTGCGGCAGCGGTGCGGAGAGCGCGAAGGGCGCGAGCATGATCGTCCCGGTGATCACCTGGATGAGTGCGATTAGATGCGGCGGCGTGCCGGTGAGAAGCTTGGTGACGAGCGCGGCGACGGCGTAGAAGAAGGCCGCGCCGATCGCAAGGGCGATGCCGGCCAGATAATGGTCGGGATCGAAGCCACCGCCAGGCTTGGCGGAGACGATCGCCATCATTCCCGCGAAGGAGACCGAAAGCCAGAAAAGCTTCGTGATGGTGATCCGCTCCCCCAGAAACAGCGCGCCGAGGCCGAGCAGCATGAAGGGCTGCGTGTTGTAGACCATCGTCGCGATCGAGATCGACGCGCGCGAATAGGCGGCAAAAAGCAGCAGCCAATTGACGACGATAGCCACGCCGCCAAGCGTGGAAAGGACGACGACGCGCGGCTTCAGGTGGCGAAAGTCAATGAGCCCGAGCATTGCCGCGAGAACGATCAGCGTTAGCGCCCCGAAGACGCAACGCCAGAATACAACACCTGTGACCGGCTGGCCGGACATCAGAACGAACCAGCCGATTGTCCCCGAGATCAGCATTGCCGCCGTCATCTCAACGCTTCCGCGCTTCAGTTCTCCGTCCATGGCCGGTCTCCTTTTCTGATCGCACAACAATAATCGGCTGTTGGGCGATTTTATATGGATGCAGGAAGGAGAACGGGGTACGATGCCTAATTATGGAAGGCGAACTTGCTATTCTATCTTATCGGGGCTGCCGTGATGCTGGATGATGTCGATTGCCGCATTCTCGAGATTCTCGCGGCCAATGCCCGTGTATCTCTGAAGGAACTCGCGCAGGAGGCGGGTCTTTCCTCGCCGAGCGCGGCAGACAGGCTGCGCAAGCTCGAGGAACGCGGCGTCATCAATGGCTTCACCGTCTCCGTCAATCCGGCGCGACTTGGTTATCCGTTGCAGGCGGTCGTGCGCGTCCGGCCGATGCCCGGCATGCTGCACATCGTCGAAAAGCTCATTCAGGAAACGCCGGAGATTGTTGAATGCGACAAGATCACCGGCGACGACTGCTTCATCGCCAAGATGCTCGTGCGGGACATGGGCGAACTCGACACGATCCTCGACCGCATCGCCGAAAAGGCACAGACCAACACCTCGATCGTCAAGTCGACGCCGGTCAAGCGGCGTCTGCCACCGCTTTAGATTCTTGTTTTGGGCATGCCGCTATCTCAAAACCGCTGAACACTTTTGGGCGACACGCGCTACTTGGATCCGGTAGAGCCGAAGCCGCCGGAGCCGCGCGCTGTCGTGCTCGTCCCGTCCGCCTCGCGGATCGCCACCTGTGTCACCGGTGCGATCACCATCTGGGCGATGCGCATGCTGCGCTCGATGACGAAATCCTCCTCGCCAAGATTGATGAGCAGCACCTTCACCTCGCCGCGATAGTCGCTGTCGATCGTTCCCGGCGTGTTGAGGCAAGTGATGCCGTGCTTGAAGGCTAGACCCGAGCGCGGCCGCACCTGGCCTTCGTAGCCAAAAGGAACCTCGAAGACGAACCCCGTCGGGACCAGGGCGCGCGCGCCCGGCTTGATCGTTATTGGGTCGCCCGCGCGAACGGCCGCGCGCAAGTCGATGCCTGCGGCCCCCGCCGTCTCATAGGCGGGCAGGTCAAGATCCTGCGCATGCGGCAGGCGGACAAGAGCGAGGACAGGGCGGTTTTCAAGTGGGTGCATGGTCATTCCGTCATAAGCGCCAGCGGTCTTGTCGCAGTCAATTGCATATTGGACTGCGAGCCTGTAAAGACGCCGCAACTCACAGGATACTCGAAAATGGCCGAAAGCATTGCCGAGGCGGTTTCCCGCCGCCGCACATTTGCGATCATTTCGCACCCGGACGCCGGTAAAACAACGCTCACCGAAAAGCTCCTCCTCTTCGGCGGCGCAATTCAGCTCGCAGGCGAGGTCAAGGCGAAGAAGGACCGCATCCAGACCCGCTCGGACTGGATGAAGATCGAGCGCGAACGCGGCATCTCGGTCGTCACCTCGGTGATGACCTTCGAATATGATGACACCGTCTTCAACCTACTCGACACGCCCGGCCACGAGGACTTCGCCGACGACACCTATCGCACGCTGACGGCGGTGGATGCGGCCGTCATGGTGATCGATGCCGCCAAGGGCATCGAGCCGCGCACGCTGAAACTCTTCGAGGTTTGCCGCCTGCGCGACATTCCGATCATCACCTTCGTCAACAAGATGGACCGCGAGAGCCGCGATCCCTTCGAGATCCTCGACGAGGTCGAGCACAAGCTGGCGCTCGACTGCGCCCCGGTCACCTGGCCGATCGGCCGCTCGAAGACCTTCTGCGGCACCTATCACCTCGCCACCAATGAGGTGCGCGGCGCCGACACGCAGGAACGGCTGACCAAGGTCAACGACCCGGAAATGGCTTCCCATCGCCTGCCGGAAAACGAGCGTGACGCCTTCATCGAAGAAACGACGTTGGCGATCGAGGCCTGCAAGCCGTTCGATCACAAGGCCTTCCTCGAGGGTCATCTGACGCCGGTATTCTTCGGTTCGGCGCTCAGGAATTTTGGTGTGCGTGACCTTATCAACGCGCTCAGCGAGTTCGCGCCGGCGCCGCGCGCCCAGGTCGCCGATATCCGCACCGTCGAGGCGACGGACGAGAAGATGACGGCCTTCGTCTTCAAGATCCAGGCGAACATGGATCCGAACCATCGTGACCGCATCGCCTTCGTCCGTGTCTGCTCGGGCAAGCTCGAGCGCGGCATGAAGGCGCGGCTCTCGCGCACCGGCAAGCAGATGGGACTGTCGGCACCGCAGTTCTTCTTCGCCTCGCAGCGCCAGCTCGCCGACACCGCCTTTGCCGGCGACGTCGTCGGCATCCCGAACCACGGAACGCTCCGCATCGGCGATACGCTCACCGAAGGTGAGCCGCTCGTCTTCCAGGGCGTCCCGAACTTCGCACCGGAAATTCTCCGCCGCGTCCGGCTTGAGGACGCGATGAAGGCGAAGAAGCTCAAGGAAGCGCTGCAACAGATGGCGGAGGAGGGCGTCGTGCAGCTCTTTTCGCCGGACGACGGCTCGCCGGCAATCGTCGGCGTCGTCGGCGCGCTGCAGCTCGACGTCCTGAAGGAGCGGCTGCAGGCGGAATACGGCCTGCCGGTCTCCTTCGAGATGTCACGCTTCTCCGTCTGCCGCTGGATTTCCGCCGATCATCCGGGTGAGCTCGACAAGTTCATCACCGCCCGCCGCGGCGACATCGCCCGCGATCTCGATGGCGATCCTGTGTTCATGGCGCAGGATAGCTTCTCGCTGCGCTACGAGGCGGAACGCTATCCGGCGATCAGGATGGTGGCGATCAAGGAATATCACGTCGCCAAGGCGGCGTGATCGATCCACGCGAAGATCGTAGCCGGCGCGCGCAACCGCCGGCTACGACGGCGTCATCCGGAGTGCCAGGATTAGCTGGGCGACACGGATGGTGATCAACACGTAGACGACCACCAGCAGCAGCTGCAGGGCGACGTGCCGCTTGATCTTCCCAAGCCGATGAAGTCCGTCCGCGAAGTTGAGGAAAAACAGCGCAATCCCGATCGAGAAGACGAAGTAGCCGGCGACCGGGATACTCAACAGCCCCTTGACATCGATGATGTCGGGATTCTCGACGGCGTGCAGGCCGGCGGCGATGACCAGAGTCGCGACAACCAGATTACGGACGTGGCGAAAGATTTCCTCGAGCCCGCCCCGATCGAGAAGCGCCTGCTTGAGGTCCAGAAGCCATGGCGTGGCGCGTTCGTCGGGCATCGCGGCTGTCATCTCGCATTCTGGTTCCGTGCGGATGATATTGGGCTCGGTTTTGCGTCGTCAAAGGATTTCGGCCCGTCGCGCGCACGTCGAGTCGCTTTGGGGACGCAGGTGCGCCATGGCCTCAAATATCGAAGCGCGGGGCCGACTGATCCAACACCGCGCTCCGCGGAGTGACGGCCCAGCTTGCGCCCATCGCTCCCGCCAGTTCATGGACGAGCCGGCTTACGTCTGTCTCGGCGCTTGAATGCAGCGCCTCCGCAACGATCAGCACGGCCGTCGTCTTGCTACCGACCGCCGAAAAACCGCTCTGGCGGTTGGTCCAGCGGCGCGCATGCGCTCGCCCTTCTTCATCCGCGAAAATCACTTCCTGCGGCTCGGGGTATTCCGTTTCGCCGGAAAACGTCGTGTAGATCTCGTTGCCGGAGGCGTAACGGACCTCGAGATGACCGGCTACCCTGGAGAGATCGAAGACAGCGATCGGAATGGCAAATGCGAGCGATGCTGCGTTGCAAAGATCGATCAGCGGATGGATCCGTGGCAGGGATCCCTCCTTCCGGAAACGCCGGAGCAGTGCCTCGGAGGCCGAACGATACTGCGTCGGCTTCAAACCCATGCGCGAGAAGGCGCGACGCCAGGCCTGGATCTCCGGAAATTCACCCTCCGAGCTTGCTGCGAGCCGCGCTTTCGCCGCGGCCTCGAAGCCGGCAAGGCGCGCATCTATGGAGACGTCGCGGTGGATGCCTTCGGCGTGAAGAATTCCGGCGGAAAGTTCGGGAAAATTTCTCCAGATGTCGTTTGCATGGCGGAAATACATCGTTGCTGCCTCTCTGGTGTGAACGGCGTTTCGGGAATGCAGGTTGCCTCATCCAGCTTCCGAGCGGTTTCGATGCGCGCTCGGCAACCGAAGCGCCAGACTCAGGACGGCGGCGAGCACGCAGGCGATGCCGATCAGCTGATTGGCGGAAATTGGCTCCCCAAGCATGGCAAAGGCAAGGAGAACGGCCGAGACAGGGGCAAGCGCCGTGAAGACCGAGGCCTCCGTGCCGCTCACTTTCGCCAGCCCCGCGTACCAGAGCAGGAAACCGCCGATTGTCGGTACAAGCGCGTAGTAGACGACTGCGGTGATCGATTGCGTGGTTACCGCAGCTGCCTGCGGCAGTTCGAGCAAGGCAATCGGTGCTGAGATAGCGACCCCCAGGCCGGCCATCAGCGTCGACAGGGCGAGGGGCGAAATCGCCGTGGTCAGCCGCTTGTTGATGAGGATGAACAGGCCTTCGCAGATGACGGCGCCAAACACCAGGATGTTGCCGAGGAGCGAATGGGTGCCACCGCTATCGGCCCGGAAAACGATCGAAAGGACGCCTGCGGCGGCGAGGGTGATCGCCAGCAGGATCGAACGATCCGGCCGTTCGCCGAGAACGATAATGGCAATCGCTGCCGAAACGATAGGGAGCGTGCCGATGATGACGCCGGCATCGGCGGCTGGCGTCAGCCGCAGGCCGGAAATCAGGAGCGTCGTATATCCGACGCTGCCGGCACCCGCCTGGATGAACAGGATGAACCATTCGCGCCGTTGCAGGCTCGGCCATGTCGTCGCCGTCGCGCGCATCAGCATGAGGAAGAGCGGAAAGGCAAGCGCGAAGCGCAAGGCCGTCGCCGTGAACGGCGGCAGTCCGGACGCTATGACCTTGCTCGCGATAACCGTGCTGCCAACGAGTGCCATCGCGAGCGACAGATAGATATAGCCCTGAAATTGCCTCGACATGACCGCCAATCCCTGCGTGTGAGGGCTGCAGAAAACCCGATCGACGATCGGCGGTCTTGAACGGAATTGCAGGTATCAGCCCAAGGCTGCGACATAGGCGCCCGGCGAAACGCCGTAGGTGCGCACGAAGACGCGCGTCATGTGGCTCTGGTCGGCGAAACCGCCGGCGATTGCCGCTTCTGCGAGCGAGGTGCCTTCGGCGATCAGGCGCCGGACGATGTCGATCCGCCGCTGAACGAGATAGGCGTGGGGCGTGAGGCCGGTCGCCTTCGCAAATCGCCGCACCAGCTGGAATCGACTGAGCCTGCTTTCGCGCGCCAGATCAGCCAGTGTGATGGCAGCCAACGGGTCGTCATCGATCAGGCTGCGCGCTGCAGTGATCGATTCCGGCACCTTGCATGCGTCGCGCGGAACGAGTTGCATCACCTCGGCAACAAGCGTCAGAACGAACTCGTCCCAGCGAAGGGGCGCGTCGCCACCTTCCGAGGTGGTCGCGATTACGAAGAGTTCGTGGAAATGAGCAGCAAGGGCGGCATTCCGGATGACCGGGTCGGCAAATTCGCACATTCGTCGTCCGCCCTCGCTGATATCGCTGACGGCGGTTTCGACGATCGCCGGATCGAGATAGAGCATCCGCCAGGAGCGACCGGCATCGCCAATCGGCGTGCCATCATGGACCTCGCCGGGGTTGACGGTGATCACATCGCCGCGCTCGGCCTCCACCAGGCCGCGTCCGCTCAGGGACCTTTGCGCCCCCTGATAGATGAGGCCGATGCCGAAATGATCATGCGTGTGGCGCGGGAAGCTGTGGCGCGTAGACGCTTCGACCGCATCCACGCCGGCGATCCGGCGACGCAGCATTCTGAACTGGCCCTTCGTCATGCCTCTAGTCCCGCGGCTTGCCTGGTAGTTTGCCAACGTCCCCGATCCAGGGCAGGGCGGACGAGCACCAGATCTGCGACCGCGGTTGAAGCTCGCGCCGCTGGTTGATCGTGCCAAGGCGGATGCCGATCTCCTCGGCGTCTTCGTCCGTACCCGTCGTGTAGATCGGCGAGCCGCATTCAGGGCAGAAGAACTGCAGGCGCTTTCGTCCGTTCTCGGCGATCTTGATATAAAGCTTCGGCTCGGCGCCCGTCAGACGGAAGGACGCCCGCGGCGTGCTCGCGGTGACGCGATAGGCGGAGCCTGTCAGTTGCTGGCAATCGGTGCAATGGCAGATCGACACGTCGTCCGGGTCGATCTCCGCCTCGTAGGTGACATGGCCGCAATGGCATTGACCATCGATCCGCATCGGCCGCTCCTCGCACGATTTTTGCTACTGCATGGATCCTTAAATCGTAGCCGATTTAAGGATAGGAACATGCAGCAAATCAAAGTGCTACAGCGTCCTTTGCGCGTCTGATAAGTCGCGCGGCGCTGTAGAGGGGTTACGATAGACCAGCCGGGGCAAACGTCCAGTGTTTCTCCTCAGATGCCCGTGAACAGCCACTCATGTTCCTTGGCGTTATGGAACTTCCAGATCCGCTTTGGACCCGCCATGACGTTCAAATAGTAGACGTCGTAGCCATGGACGGCCGCGACCGGGTGGTAGCCCTTCGGAACGAGGGTCACGTCG includes:
- a CDS encoding peptide chain release factor 3, with protein sequence MAESIAEAVSRRRTFAIISHPDAGKTTLTEKLLLFGGAIQLAGEVKAKKDRIQTRSDWMKIERERGISVVTSVMTFEYDDTVFNLLDTPGHEDFADDTYRTLTAVDAAVMVIDAAKGIEPRTLKLFEVCRLRDIPIITFVNKMDRESRDPFEILDEVEHKLALDCAPVTWPIGRSKTFCGTYHLATNEVRGADTQERLTKVNDPEMASHRLPENERDAFIEETTLAIEACKPFDHKAFLEGHLTPVFFGSALRNFGVRDLINALSEFAPAPRAQVADIRTVEATDEKMTAFVFKIQANMDPNHRDRIAFVRVCSGKLERGMKARLSRTGKQMGLSAPQFFFASQRQLADTAFAGDVVGIPNHGTLRIGDTLTEGEPLVFQGVPNFAPEILRRVRLEDAMKAKKLKEALQQMAEEGVVQLFSPDDGSPAIVGVVGALQLDVLKERLQAEYGLPVSFEMSRFSVCRWISADHPGELDKFITARRGDIARDLDGDPVFMAQDSFSLRYEAERYPAIRMVAIKEYHVAKAA
- a CDS encoding DMT family transporter — protein: MDGELKRGSVEMTAAMLISGTIGWFVLMSGQPVTGVVFWRCVFGALTLIVLAAMLGLIDFRHLKPRVVVLSTLGGVAIVVNWLLLFAAYSRASISIATMVYNTQPFMLLGLGALFLGERITITKLFWLSVSFAGMMAIVSAKPGGGFDPDHYLAGIALAIGAAFFYAVAALVTKLLTGTPPHLIALIQVITGTIMLAPFALSAPLPQGAWQWTLLVAVGVVHTGIMYILLYGAIQRLPTHMTGALSFIYPIAAILVDRVAFGHELQAIQIAGSAAILLAAAGMNLGWKLRLIPLAKRAIRPSA
- a CDS encoding Lrp/AsnC family transcriptional regulator gives rise to the protein MLDDVDCRILEILAANARVSLKELAQEAGLSSPSAADRLRKLEERGVINGFTVSVNPARLGYPLQAVVRVRPMPGMLHIVEKLIQETPEIVECDKITGDDCFIAKMLVRDMGELDTILDRIAEKAQTNTSIVKSTPVKRRLPPL
- a CDS encoding AraC family transcriptional regulator yields the protein MTKGQFRMLRRRIAGVDAVEASTRHSFPRHTHDHFGIGLIYQGAQRSLSGRGLVEAERGDVITVNPGEVHDGTPIGDAGRSWRMLYLDPAIVETAVSDISEGGRRMCEFADPVIRNAALAAHFHELFVIATTSEGGDAPLRWDEFVLTLVAEVMQLVPRDACKVPESITAARSLIDDDPLAAITLADLARESRLSRFQLVRRFAKATGLTPHAYLVQRRIDIVRRLIAEGTSLAEAAIAGGFADQSHMTRVFVRTYGVSPGAYVAALG
- a CDS encoding DMT family transporter — translated: MSRQFQGYIYLSLAMALVGSTVIASKVIASGLPPFTATALRFALAFPLFLMLMRATATTWPSLQRREWFILFIQAGAGSVGYTTLLISGLRLTPAADAGVIIGTLPIVSAAIAIIVLGERPDRSILLAITLAAAGVLSIVFRADSGGTHSLLGNILVFGAVICEGLFILINKRLTTAISPLALSTLMAGLGVAISAPIALLELPQAAAVTTQSITAVVYYALVPTIGGFLLWYAGLAKVSGTEASVFTALAPVSAVLLAFAMLGEPISANQLIGIACVLAAVLSLALRLPSAHRNRSEAG
- a CDS encoding B3/B4 domain-containing protein, which translates into the protein MYFRHANDIWRNFPELSAGILHAEGIHRDVSIDARLAGFEAAAKARLAASSEGEFPEIQAWRRAFSRMGLKPTQYRSASEALLRRFRKEGSLPRIHPLIDLCNAASLAFAIPIAVFDLSRVAGHLEVRYASGNEIYTTFSGETEYPEPQEVIFADEEGRAHARRWTNRQSGFSAVGSKTTAVLIVAEALHSSAETDVSRLVHELAGAMGASWAVTPRSAVLDQSAPRFDI
- the dut gene encoding dUTP diphosphatase — translated: MHPLENRPVLALVRLPHAQDLDLPAYETAGAAGIDLRAAVRAGDPITIKPGARALVPTGFVFEVPFGYEGQVRPRSGLAFKHGITCLNTPGTIDSDYRGEVKVLLINLGEEDFVIERSMRIAQMVIAPVTQVAIREADGTSTTARGSGGFGSTGSK
- a CDS encoding GFA family protein; this translates as MRIDGQCHCGHVTYEAEIDPDDVSICHCTDCQQLTGSAYRVTASTPRASFRLTGAEPKLYIKIAENGRKRLQFFCPECGSPIYTTGTDEDAEEIGIRLGTINQRRELQPRSQIWCSSALPWIGDVGKLPGKPRD